From the Hevea brasiliensis isolate MT/VB/25A 57/8 chromosome 15, ASM3005281v1, whole genome shotgun sequence genome, one window contains:
- the LOC110668365 gene encoding plant UBX domain-containing protein 1, with protein sequence MFVDGSAPLPLKRRRLTTIDIMEAEAAKAKLAAVKEKVGRDVRVFETLGLSSSTNQVSDEESDDFYEFTAEDYHRILATRKEDKYLKTKKIRDAEEAARRSRITKAVIRVRFPDNHTLEVAFLPSEKIQSLFDLLMKVVARPEVPFYLYTTPPKKQIKDMLQDFYSAGFVPGAIVYFSYDLPQGDDSAALSSGPFLQEEIMSLKGWELISEPAEPVQSAGPEPVTVAPSPVPQESKSAGKKPIKPKWLKM encoded by the exons ATGTTTGTTGATGGTTCTGCACCTCTGCCTCTGAAGAGAAGGAGACTCACCACCATTGATATCATGGAAGCTGAAGCAGCTAAG GCCAAACTTGCAGCTGTCAAGGAAAAGGTTGGGCGAGATGTCCGTGTTTTTGAAACATTAGGGCTTTCTTCTTCAACAAATCAAGTGTCTGATG AGGAGTCAGATGACTTCTATGAGTTCACTGCAGAGGATTAtcatagaattttggcaacaagaAAGGAAG ATAAATATTTGAAGACTAAAAAAATTCGAGATGCCGAAGAAGCAGCTCGCAGGTCAAGAATAACAAAG GCTGTGATTAGGGTTCGCTTTCCTGATAATCATACATTGGAGGTAGCTTTTCTTCCATCAGAAAAGATTCAGAGTTTATTTGATCTTCTCATGAAAGTGGTTGCACGACCAGAAGTACCTTTCTATTTAT ATACAACTCCTCCCAAGAAGCAAATAAAAGACATGCTGCAGGATTTTTACTCGGCTGGCTTTGTTCCTGGTGCAATTGTGTATTTTTCATATGATCTACCGCAAG GAGATGATTCTGCAGCTCTCAGTTCTGGTCCCTTCCTCCAAGAAGAGATAATGTCTTTGAAAGGTTGGGAATTGATTTCGGAACCAGCAGAGCCTGTTCAGTCTGCTGGACCAGAACCTGTAACAGTGGCTCCTTCCCCTGTCCCTCAAGAGTCCAAGTCTGCTGGGAAAAAACCCATCAAACCGAAGTGGCTGAAAATGTGA